A genomic segment from Heptranchias perlo isolate sHepPer1 chromosome 18, sHepPer1.hap1, whole genome shotgun sequence encodes:
- the rad52 gene encoding DNA repair protein RAD52 homolog isoform X1: protein MSEAGDQPSPYCSHHTPTVCFGQYQYTAEEYQAIQNALQRRLGPEYISQRPAGGGQKVCYIEGHRVVNLANELFGYNGWSHSITQQNVDFVDLINGKFFVGVSAFIKVQLKDGSFHEDVGYGVSEGLKSKALSLEKARKEAVTDGLKRALKSFGNVLGNCILDKEYLRLVNKLPRQPSDFQLVDAKRRDDEPMVQKARYSSLLQAQFQPQPAAASHPPNEGVKREFAERKEDMADGTCSFSRSTNYSTDLTTLPQEQELDPTYQRKLRQKQLQQQFREQMAKKVKLQVTGSCTGIQASNHPVAAGMSKSTPQVNHSTPDSSEPHFVKDTFLTADDPELWNIPLDGGGVECNPNAPYQERAPSTPPTGQHHMMTRSRTPQRIDPQKQSPVQQPHHAYQHRAMDSRPCRLEQFIKKRRLELA from the exons ATGTCTGAAGCCGGAGATCAGCCGAGTCCCTATTGCAGCCATCACACCCCTACTGTGTGTTTCGGGCAG TATCAGTACACTGCTGAGGAATATCAGGCAATCCAGAACGCTTTGCAGAGGCGCCTGGGTCCAGAATACATCAGTCAACGtccagcggggggggggcaaaag GTCTGCTACATCGAGGGTCACAGGGTTGTCAACCTAGCTAATGAACTCTTTGGATATAATGGATGGTCCCATTCCATCACACAACAAAATGTTG attttgtgGATCTCATTAATGGAAAATTTTTTGTGGGCGTCAGTGCATTTATTAAGGTCCAACTCAAG GATGGCTCTTTCCATGAAGATGTTGGTtatggagtgagtgagggactaAAATCCAAGGCACTGTCACTGGAGAAGGCCAGGAAGGAAGCAGTCACCGATGGACTGAAGAGAGCTCTTAA ATCCTTTGGAAATGTCTTGGGTAATTGTATTCTGGACAAAGAGTATCTGCGATTAGTTAATAAACTCCCCCGGCAG ccATCAGATTTTCAGTTGGTTGATGCTAAAAGAAGAGATGATGAACCCATGGTTCAGAAAGCCAGATACAGCAGCTTGTTACAGGCTCAGTTTCAGCCTCAGCCTGCTGCTGCTTCACATCCCCCAAATGAAGGTGTTAAAAGAGAATTTGCAGAAAGGAAGGAAGATATGGCAGATGGAACATGTAGCTTTTCAAG AAGTACAAATTACAGCACTGACCTGACTACCCTGCcacaggagcaggaactggatCCCACATACCAACGGAAACTTCGACAGAAGCAACTCCAACAGCAGTTCAGAGAGCAGATGGCAAAGAAAGTCAAGCTACAGGTGACTGGCAGTTGCACCGGAATACAAGCAAGCAACCACCCAG TGGCAGCTGGGATGTCTAAATCGACACCACAGGTCAATCACAGCACACCAGATAGCTCTGAGCCACACTTTGTCAAAGACACGTTCCTGACTG CAGATGATCCTGAACTCTGGAACATTCCTCTGGATGGTGGCGGTGTTGAATGCAATCCAAATGCCCCTTACCAGGAACgagctccatctacacctcccaCTGGCCAGCACCACatgatgacaaggagcaggactcCGCAGAGGATAGATCCCCAAAAACAATCACCTGTACAACAACCACACCATGCATATCAACACAGAGCAA TGGACTCTCGTCCTTGCCGACTGGAACAGTTCATAAAGAAACGGAGGTTGGAGCTTGCCTGA
- the rad52 gene encoding DNA repair protein RAD52 homolog isoform X2 gives MSEAGDQPSPYCSHHTPTVCFGQYQYTAEEYQAIQNALQRRLGPEYISQRPAGGGQKVCYIEGHRVVNLANELFGYNGWSHSITQQNVDFVDLINGKFFVGVSAFIKVQLKDGSFHEDVGYGVSEGLKSKALSLEKARKEAVTDGLKRALKSFGNVLGNCILDKEYLRLVNKLPRQPSDFQLVDAKRRDDEPMVQKARYSSLLQAQFQPQPAAASHPPNEGVKREFAERKEDMADGTCSFSRSTNYSTDLTTLPQEQELDPTYQRKLRQKQLQQQFREQMAKKVKLQVTGSCTGIQASNHPVAAGMSKSTPQVNHSTPDSSEPHFVKDTFLTDDPELWNIPLDGGGVECNPNAPYQERAPSTPPTGQHHMMTRSRTPQRIDPQKQSPVQQPHHAYQHRAMDSRPCRLEQFIKKRRLELA, from the exons ATGTCTGAAGCCGGAGATCAGCCGAGTCCCTATTGCAGCCATCACACCCCTACTGTGTGTTTCGGGCAG TATCAGTACACTGCTGAGGAATATCAGGCAATCCAGAACGCTTTGCAGAGGCGCCTGGGTCCAGAATACATCAGTCAACGtccagcggggggggggcaaaag GTCTGCTACATCGAGGGTCACAGGGTTGTCAACCTAGCTAATGAACTCTTTGGATATAATGGATGGTCCCATTCCATCACACAACAAAATGTTG attttgtgGATCTCATTAATGGAAAATTTTTTGTGGGCGTCAGTGCATTTATTAAGGTCCAACTCAAG GATGGCTCTTTCCATGAAGATGTTGGTtatggagtgagtgagggactaAAATCCAAGGCACTGTCACTGGAGAAGGCCAGGAAGGAAGCAGTCACCGATGGACTGAAGAGAGCTCTTAA ATCCTTTGGAAATGTCTTGGGTAATTGTATTCTGGACAAAGAGTATCTGCGATTAGTTAATAAACTCCCCCGGCAG ccATCAGATTTTCAGTTGGTTGATGCTAAAAGAAGAGATGATGAACCCATGGTTCAGAAAGCCAGATACAGCAGCTTGTTACAGGCTCAGTTTCAGCCTCAGCCTGCTGCTGCTTCACATCCCCCAAATGAAGGTGTTAAAAGAGAATTTGCAGAAAGGAAGGAAGATATGGCAGATGGAACATGTAGCTTTTCAAG AAGTACAAATTACAGCACTGACCTGACTACCCTGCcacaggagcaggaactggatCCCACATACCAACGGAAACTTCGACAGAAGCAACTCCAACAGCAGTTCAGAGAGCAGATGGCAAAGAAAGTCAAGCTACAGGTGACTGGCAGTTGCACCGGAATACAAGCAAGCAACCACCCAG TGGCAGCTGGGATGTCTAAATCGACACCACAGGTCAATCACAGCACACCAGATAGCTCTGAGCCACACTTTGTCAAAGACACGTTCCTGACTG ATGATCCTGAACTCTGGAACATTCCTCTGGATGGTGGCGGTGTTGAATGCAATCCAAATGCCCCTTACCAGGAACgagctccatctacacctcccaCTGGCCAGCACCACatgatgacaaggagcaggactcCGCAGAGGATAGATCCCCAAAAACAATCACCTGTACAACAACCACACCATGCATATCAACACAGAGCAA TGGACTCTCGTCCTTGCCGACTGGAACAGTTCATAAAGAAACGGAGGTTGGAGCTTGCCTGA